The following proteins come from a genomic window of Cydia pomonella isolate Wapato2018A chromosome 28, ilCydPomo1, whole genome shotgun sequence:
- the LOC133533109 gene encoding uncharacterized protein LOC133533109: MSEYYRDAPNILDYLNEDCWRAVLDYIPVSDIIKSERVCKQWQRVVLVYLRGVRIGIEHPYPSLGSNELHRSASWLLVKDIKPGSSFENWTNKLGSSVASTFCDTEKCLRIIGENCPNLEAVKFMKLSDKLLSSSRYENFRWLQRVCFINCPYVTDRCVSSYATSYALEELEIHHNRLVEGQCFSKIKPELKSLVINQCRALKYGHLQLALDRFRNLTKLVLILYANDFDLSFVAAAVSGMHKLEHLELYHPRKFFLNCFDTIFLQAVCGLKSLRHLGGEVVYTDQQLERVCRCCKELRSLDLEYCHSVTSRGVAAVCRSSRWTALGFHECRLSEDDIVACVNACPDLTWLDVRRSRMSRALLARVAAARRRLRAPRPLHFGIDNILIDASKNGDMDKYEQLILHF, from the exons ATGTCAGAATACTATCGAGATGCACCTAACATATTAGATTACCTGAATGAGGACTGCTGGAGAGCAGTGCTGGACTACATACCTGTTAGTGACATCATCAAGTCGGAGCGGGTGTGCAAACAGTGGCAGCGGGTGGTGCTGGTGTATTTGAGAG GAGTCCGCATAGGCATAGAGCATCCATACCCAAGTCTGGGCAGCAACGAACTCCACCGCAGCGCCTCCTGGCTGTTGGTCAAGGACATCAAACCGGGCTCATCCTTCGAGAATTGGACGAACAAGCTGGGCTCATCGGTGGCATCTACCTTCTGCGATACTGAGAAGTGTTTGAGGATTATTGGAGAAAACTGTCCTAATTTGGAGgctgtaaag TTTATGAAGCTATCAGACAAACTATTAAGCAGCAGCCGATATGAAAACTTCAGGTGGTTGCAACGCGTCTGTTTCATAAATTGCCCTTAT GTGACCGACCGTTGCGTCAGCTCATACGCCACCAGCTACGCCCTAGAAGAATTAGAAATACACCACAACCGCCTAGTAGAGGGACAATGCTTCAGCAAAATCAAACCAGAACTCAAATCACTAGTTATAAACCAATGTAGAGCTTTAAAATACGGACATTTACAGTTAGCCTTAGATAGATTTAGAAATTTAACGAAATTGGTGTTAATTTTGTATGCAAATGATTTTGATTTATCCTTTGTAGCTGCTGCTGTGAGCGGTATGCACAAATTAGAACACTTGGAACTTTACCATCCCAGGAAAttctttttaaattgttttgataCGATATTTCTTCAGGCTGTGTGTGGGTTGAAAAGTTTGAGGCATCTAGGGGGGGAGGTCGTCTATACTGATCAGCAGCTGGAAAGAGTCTGTAGGTGTTGTAAGGAGCTACGGTCTTTGGATTTGGAGTATTGTCATA GTGTGACGTCACGAGGCGTGGCGGCCGTGTGTCGCAGCAGCCGATGGACGGCGCTCGGGTTCCACGAATGTCGGCTTTCCGAGGACGACATCGTAGCATGCGTGAATGCTTGCCCTGATCTTACA TGGCTAGACGTCCGCCGGAGCCGCATGTCCCGCGCCCTGCTCGCGCGCGTGGCGGCCGCGCGGCGCCggctgcgcgcgccgcgcccgctgCACTTCGGCATCGATAACATTCTTATAGACGCCAGCAAGAATGGCGATATG gataAATACGAACAGCTGATTCTACATTTCTGA